The Devosia sp. MC521 genome has a segment encoding these proteins:
- a CDS encoding shikimate dehydrogenase, with the protein MQFERAKAALSRVDAMRSDLNQSGPTLRIGLLGRGIGASLTPIMHEKEGERLGLAYRYDLIDFDALGLPDSALAEVLSEMKAKGYRGCNVTFPFKQAIVPLLDGLTPEARAIGAVNTVVFQAGGSHGYNTDCSGFAQSFTAAFGTQDLGRVIQLGAGGAGSAVAQALIGLGVSALDIVDVDVEKARALAEQMAKANGARVRAIAPDQLQSAIVGACGAVNTTPVGMEKLPGMPLAPDLLCAEQFIVDIIYFPRETELIKAAREKGCRVLSGGGMAIYQAVGAFTLFAGQAADPQEMAKTFARFA; encoded by the coding sequence ATGCAGTTTGAGCGTGCAAAAGCGGCACTTTCGCGTGTCGACGCCATGCGATCCGACCTCAATCAATCTGGGCCAACACTTCGAATCGGACTGCTGGGACGCGGTATTGGTGCGTCGTTGACCCCGATCATGCACGAGAAAGAGGGCGAACGTTTAGGCCTCGCCTATCGCTATGATCTGATTGACTTTGATGCGCTGGGCCTGCCCGACAGCGCGCTTGCCGAAGTGCTCAGCGAGATGAAGGCAAAGGGGTATCGCGGATGCAATGTGACCTTCCCATTCAAGCAAGCGATTGTTCCGCTGCTTGATGGTTTAACCCCAGAGGCCCGCGCTATTGGCGCTGTAAATACCGTCGTGTTCCAGGCGGGTGGGTCCCACGGTTACAACACTGATTGCTCTGGCTTCGCGCAAAGTTTTACGGCCGCATTTGGCACCCAAGACTTGGGTCGGGTGATCCAACTGGGCGCAGGTGGTGCTGGCTCTGCCGTGGCGCAGGCGCTGATTGGGCTCGGCGTTAGCGCGCTCGATATTGTCGATGTCGATGTTGAGAAAGCCCGTGCCTTGGCGGAGCAAATGGCAAAGGCGAATGGCGCGCGGGTTAGGGCTATCGCACCAGATCAGCTGCAGTCAGCGATTGTTGGGGCCTGCGGCGCGGTCAATACAACGCCAGTGGGCATGGAAAAGCTGCCCGGCATGCCTCTGGCGCCAGACCTGCTTTGCGCCGAGCAATTCATTGTCGATATTATCTATTTTCCGCGCGAGACAGAGCTGATCAAAGCGGCTCGGGAAAAGGGATGCCGGGTACTGTCCGGCGGCGGCATGGCGATCTATCAGGCCGTTGGAGCATTCACGCTGTTTGCCGGGCAAGCAGCGGACCCGCAGGAAATGGCCAAAACCTTCGCACGCTTTGCTTAA